In Arachis hypogaea cultivar Tifrunner chromosome 17, arahy.Tifrunner.gnm2.J5K5, whole genome shotgun sequence, a single window of DNA contains:
- the LOC112767370 gene encoding uncharacterized protein encodes MGRSPCCDENGLKKGPWTPEEDQKLVDHIQKHGHGSWRALPKLAGLNRCGKSCRLRWTNYLRPDIKRGKFSQEEEQTILHLHSILGNKWSAIATHLPGRTDNEIKNFWNTHLKKRLIQMGFDPMTHQPRTDLFSTLPYLLALANITDFMDHHQSFDEHSLRLQLEALQLAKIQQLNYLLQSTTTTTTTTNNNNNNNNTNNNSLLSNIISSSINTNNNSYDQNNNSITDMEAFNLLNSITNNNVKENNPVTTFSHDEIIADSSSQPLHQSSNMLLPHLLDPQPQVSLTSSQSSLNSTKLDQGITNNNNDLEVMGSEGDYHMISPWNIITSLSSSSSSSSSPASSSVPLNASSSNTSSYGGTSSYWPELFYGNPIMHDELY; translated from the exons atgggaaggtcTCCATGCTGCGATGAAAACGGCCTAAAGAAAGGACCATGGACTCCTGAAGAAGATCAAAAGCTAGTCGATCATATTCAGAAACATGGCCATGGAAGTTGGAGAGCTCTTCCTAAGTTAGCAG GGCTTAATAGATGTGGAAAAAGCTGTAGACTAAGGTGGACTAACTATTTGAGGCCTGACATTAAGAGGGGGAAATTCTCCCAAGAAGAGGAGCAAACTATTCTGCATCTGCATTCCATTCTTGGAAATAA ATGGTCAGCAATTGCAACTCATCTTCCAGGAAGGACAGACAATGAGATAAAAAATTTCTGGAACACACATTTAAAGAAGAGGCTAATTCAGATGGGTTTCGATCCAATGACACATCAGCCAAGAACTGATCTTTTTTCAACATTGCCGTATCTACTAGCTTTGGCCAACATCACCGATTTTATGGATCATCATCAATCGTTTGATGAGCATTCTCTAAGGCTCCAATTAGAGGCACTTCAATTAGCAAAGATTCAACAACTTAATTACTTACTTCAAtccactactactactactactactactaataataataataataataataatactaataataattccTTATTAAGCAACATTATTAGTAGTAGTATTAATACCAATAATAACTCCTATGACCAAAATAATAATTCCATCACAGACATGGAAGCTTTCAATTTATTAAATTCAATCACGAATAATAATGTCAAAGAAAATAACCCAGTTACCACATTTTCTCATGATGAGATTATTGCTGATTCTTCTTCCCAACCACTCCACCAATCAAGCAACATGCTATTACCTCATTTATTAGACCCACAGCCACAAGTCTCTTTGACAAGTTCCCAATCAAGTTTGAATAGTACTAAGCTGGATCAAggtattactaataataataatgatttgGAAGTTATGGGTAGTGAAGGCGATTATCACATGATTTCTCCATGGAACATCATAACATCTTTATCATCATCGTCGTCATCGTCATCATCGCCTGCATCTTCATCTGTTCCACTAAATGCAAGCAGCAGCAATACTTCTAGCTATGGAGGAACCTCCTCTTACTGGCCTGAACTTTTTTATGGGAATCCCATTATGCATGATGAGTTAtactaa